The Henckelia pumila isolate YLH828 chromosome 2, ASM3356847v2, whole genome shotgun sequence genome includes a window with the following:
- the LOC140880728 gene encoding probable protein phosphatase 2C 60, with product MGAYLSTPKTEKVSENGENQRLIYGMASMQGWRSTMEDAHAAYTNLDSSTSFFGVYDGHGGKEVAKFCAKFLHQEVLEHEAYRAGDLGTSVRQAFLRMDEMMCEKAGQKELALLRGKMDRPTDNLVASIERDGVTGEDGDWPYEEFDNKGPTSGSTACVAIIRNNQLIVANAGDSRCVLSRKGQACDLSKDHKPDLHAEKKRILEAGGYVQYGRVNGSLNLSRAIGDMEMKQNKLLPAEEQTVTANPDIITVELSEDDDFLIIACDGIWDCMSSKEAVEFVREQLTTEKKLSVVCERVLDRCLAPSSGGEGCDNMTMILVQFKKPFQTGTSSERQMGSDEQQIQPKDDNSVVP from the exons ATGGGTGCATATCTAAGCACGCCTAAAACTGAAAAGGTTTCAGAGAACGGTGAGAATCAAAGGCTTATATATGGCATGGCATCCATGCAGGGTTGGCGATCAACAATGGAAGACGCT CATGCTGCTTACACTAATTTGGACAGTTCCACCTCTTTCTTTGGAGTTTATGATGGTCATGGAG GCAAAGAAGTTGCAAAATTTTGTGCCAAGTTTCTCCATCAAGAGGTGCTGGAACATGAAGCTTACAGAGCCGGTGATCTGGGAACTTCTGTTCGACAAGCTTTTCTCAG AATGGATGAAATGATGTGTGAAAAGGCAGGACAGAAGGAGTTAGCATTATTAAGAGGAAAAATGGACAGACCTACAGATAACCTAGTAGCCTCAATTGAGCGTGATGGTGTTACTGGTGAAGATGGCGACTGGCCTTACGAGGAG TTTGATAACAAGGGACCAACTTCTGGGAGCACTGCTTGTGTTGCCATCATTCGAAATAATCAACTTATCGTTGCTAATGCCGGTGACTCTCGTTGTGTCTTGTCACGAAAAGGACAG GCATGTGATTTATCGAAGGATCACAAGCCAGATCTTCATGCTGAGAAGAAAAGGATATTGGAAGCTGGTGGATATGTCCAATATGGACGGGTCAATGGGAGCCTTAACTTGTCAAGGGCAATAG GTGACATGGAAATGAAGCAAAACAAATTATTGCCTGCTGAGGAGCAAACTGTGACTGCTAACCCTGATATAATCACC GTTGAGCTTTCTGAAGATGATGATTTCCTCATAATAGCCTGTGATGGGATATG GGATTGTATGTCTAGTAAAGAGGCTGTAGAATTTGTCCGAGAGCAGCTAACAACT GAAAAGAAGCTCTCTGTGGTTTGTGAAAGAGTGCTTGATAGGTGTTTGGCCCCATCATCTGGGGGTGAAGGTTGTGATAACATGACAATGATTCTAGTACAATTCAAAAAACCTTTTCAGACAGGCACATCCTCTGAAAGGCAGATGGGTTCAGACGAACAGCAAATACAACCCAAAGATGATAATTCAGTGGTTCCTTGA
- the LOC140877614 gene encoding uncharacterized protein, which yields MEETLKKSYLSIRLVFGVLDPTLDMPESFDNIMLTQAELESSILALAATKADFGDMLPDNHNLPSSTYDAKKTLSCLSLSHEKIHACSNDCILYRKQYKDCVSCPKCGLSRWKLNKKNIEKKGVPAKVMWYFPPIPRFKRMYKSLETSKNLTWHKETTRVAGQLRHPSDSPCWRLVDHMWPDFESEPRNLRLALAADGINPHSNLSSRYSCWPVMLATYNLPPNMCMKRKFIMLTMLISGPKQPGNDIDVYLDVLVEDLQRLWEGVDGVYDAYRKQFFTLKAVLLWTINDFPAYGNLSGCTTHGYFACPVCGENTYAKHLENGRKMSFFGHRRFLPRFYPYRRQTKEFNGVEEYGHTPTPLSGVTLYDKLSNIKCEFGKKISVKGKKRKKEKENNVEGSTDEKDLGATDFRKCWKKKSIFFNLPYWKHLHVRYCLDVMHIEKNVFESLINTLMNVKGKTKDNVAARLDMLQMGVRPELRPEFGEKKTYLPPSACSFTKKEKLQVCQSLMDIKVPEGYSSNMKNLVSMSELKLSGLKSHDCHVLMQHFLPILIRDALPKHVRYAIIRFCFFFKDICSKVIDVAKLDKLQSDLVVTLCLLEQYFPPSFFDVMVHLTVHLVREVRLCGPVCFRWMYPFERCMKVFKSYVGSRKHPEGCIVQRYSAEEAIEFCSEYLNEVDPVGIPQSIRDPNSNVPGFLACNTPMTVRQSDMLQAHLTVLENTGEVFPYIIEHKTFLKSIFPKKEKDERWIQDAHNKRFIDWFRAKVAAEIDSRNGGTTSTLTWLAHGPRSQVIKYSSYVVNNNLYQTKARDDERVCVTYTNI from the exons ATGGAGGAAACACTGAAAAAAAGTTACCTATCAATTCGTTTGGTCTTTGGAGTGTTGGATCCAACACTGGACATGCCTGAATCATTCGACAATATAATGcta ACACAAGCTGAACTTGAAAGTAGCATCCTAGCTCTAGCCGCAACAAAAGCAG ATTTTGGGGATATGCTACCAGATAATCACAATCTGCCATCTTCAACGTATGATGCAAAAAAGACATTGAGTTGTTTGTCGTTGAGCCATGAAAAGATCCATGCTTGTTCCAATGATTGCATCCTTTATAGAAAACAATATAAAGACTGTGTAAGTTGCCCTAAATGTGGCTTGTCGCGTTGGAAGCTAAACAAGAAGAACATTGAGAAGAAAGGTGTTCCTGCCAaggtgatgtggtattttcccCCCATACCAAGATTCAAACGTATGTATAAATCTTTAGAGACCTCAAAAAATTTAACTTGGCATAAAGAAACCACAAGAGTTGCTGGTCAGTTACGTCATCCGTCTGATTCACCATGTTGGAGGTTGGTTGATCATATGTGGCCCGACTTTGAAAGTGAGCCAAGAAATCTTCGCTTAGCACTTGCAGCTGATGGCATTAATCCCCATAGCAACCTTAGTAGTCGGTACAGCTGCTGGCCAGTCATGTTGGCCACATATAATCTGCCTCCAAACATGTGCATGAAGAGGAAATTCATAATGTTAACTATGCTCATTTCTGGACCTAAACAGCCAGGTAACGATATAGATGTCTACCTTGATGTGCTAGTTGAAGATTTGCAACGATTGTGGGAAGGAGTTGATGGTGTCTATGATGCTTATCGAAAACAGTTTTTCACTCTTAAAGCAGTTTTATTATGGACCATCAATGACTTTCCAGCCTATGGTAACCTTAGTGGATGTACTACACATGGTTATTTTGCATGTCCAGTATGCGGAGAAAATACTTATGCAAAGCATTTGGAAAATGGGAGGAAAATGTCATTTTTTGGTCATAGAAGATTCTTACCAAGGTTTTATCCCTATCGGAGGCAGACTAAGGAGTTCAATGGCGTAGAAGAATATGGACATACACCTACACCATTATCTGGGGTTACCTTATATGACAAGCTTTCGAACATAAAGTGTGAGTTTGGAAAGAAGATCAGTGTGAAAGGTAAAAAGAGAAAGAAGGAGAAGGAGAATAATGTGGAAGGCAGTACAGATGAAAAGGATTTAGGAGCAACAGATTTCAGAAAATGTTGGAAGAAAAAGTCAATTTTTTTCAATCTTCCTTATTGGAAACACCTGCATGTTAGATATTGTCTCGATGTGATGCATATCGAGAAGAATGTTTTTGAGTCCCTCATTAATACTTTGATGAATGTTAAAGGAAAAACTAAGGACAATGTGGCAGCTAGGTTGGACATGCTTCAAATGGGAGTTAGGCCTGAATTGAGACCTGAATTTGGAGAGAAAAAAACATATCTTCCTCCTAGTGCATGCTCATTCACAAAAAAAGAGAAGTTACAAGTGTGCCAGTCGTTAATGGATATAAAAGTTCCAGAAGGTTACTCATCGAACATGAAGAATCTTGTGTCCATGTCTGAGCTGAAGTTGTCTGGTTTGAAATCTCATGATTGTCATGTTCTAATGCAGCATTTCCTGCCAATACTCATACGTGATGCGCTGCCAAAACATGTTAGATACGCCATCATAAGATTTTGCTTCTTCTTCAAAGATATTTGTAGTAAGGTTATAGATGTAGCCAAGTTAGATAAGCTGCAATCTGACTTGGTTGTTACGCTGTGCTTATTGGAGCAGTATTTTCCCCCTTCTTTCTTTGATGTTATGGTGCACTTAACAGTCCATCTTGTTCGAGAAGTCCGATTATGTGGACCTGTTTGCTTCCGGTGGATGTATCCATTCGAAAGATGCATGAAAGTGTTTAAGAGTTATGTTGGCAGTCGAAAACATCCTGAAGGTTGCATTGTTCAGAGATATTCAGCAGAAGAAGCAATTGAGTTTTGTTCTGAATACCTCAATGAAGTTGATCCTGTTGGGATCCCTCAATCAATCCGAGACCCCAATTCAAACGTTCCTGGCTTCTTAGCATGTAACACACCAATGACAGTGCGACAAAGTGATATGCTACAAGCACATTTGACAGTGCTGGAAAATACTGGAGAAGTATTTCCCTACATAAT TGAACACAAGACCTTTCTGAAATCGATATTTCCGAAAAAAGAGAAAGATGAAAGATGGATACAAGATGCCCACAATAAGAGGTTCATTGACTGGTTTCGTGCAAAG GTGGCTGCTGAAATAGACAGCCGCAATGGTGGAACGACATCGACATTGACATGGTTGGCTCATGGACCACGCTCCCAAGTCATCAAGTATAGTAGTTATGTGGTAAATAACAATTTATACCAGACAAAGGCGCGAGATGATGAGAGAGTTTGCG TCACCTATACAAATATTTGA